The Thaumasiovibrio subtropicus genome window below encodes:
- a CDS encoding methylated-DNA--[protein]-cysteine S-methyltransferase: protein MFNQLIDTPIGWLNVIANHTAVTAIHFDADPDLDTHTNPITQQAVQELTEYFSGQRINFDVPVAPKGTAFQHRVWHALQTIPHGEFCSYGDIAVKLDNPKAVRAVGAANGKNPIPVIIPCHRVIGASGKLTGYAGGLDKKTTLLKLEGIEGIKA, encoded by the coding sequence ATGTTTAATCAACTCATAGATACGCCAATCGGGTGGCTCAATGTTATCGCTAACCACACCGCGGTTACCGCGATTCACTTTGATGCCGATCCTGATTTAGATACGCACACCAACCCGATCACTCAACAAGCAGTGCAAGAGCTCACTGAGTATTTTTCAGGACAGCGCATCAACTTTGATGTCCCCGTCGCTCCAAAAGGAACGGCCTTTCAACACCGTGTTTGGCACGCACTGCAAACCATTCCACATGGTGAGTTTTGCAGCTATGGCGATATTGCTGTCAAGTTAGACAACCCCAAAGCCGTACGTGCTGTCGGTGCCGCCAACGGGAAAAATCCGATTCCGGTTATTATTCCCTGCCATCGCGTGATTGGCGCGTCAGGCAAACTCACCGGGTATGCGGGTGGACTCGATAAGAAAACCACCTTGCTCAAGCTAGAGGGTATCGAAGGCATCAAAGCGTAA
- a CDS encoding RluA family pseudouridine synthase, giving the protein MFFPFHADVASLPRPAQFTFPFCYQPHPMAIAASEALQDALSQPLEWEHDFGLVQESESATGKMFGVLVVENAQGELGYLRAYSGKVAESNHLPGFVPPVFDMLDEDGFFLPEQAEINKINHQLDAALASQDYVVAKTQWQTVANDAKTALSTHREQMQINKKSRKAQRLALSELPEEQRAEARQRLNEASVIDKLQLRDLKLQWEATVNDAKATLDGFENQIDALRQERKQRSHRLQKQLFAQYRFLNAVGEYEDLGAIFEKTPYGVPPAGAGECCAPKLLHYAYQHGYQPLALAEFWWGQSPKSEIRRHQHYYPSCQGKCHPILSHMLIGLDVEPSPLLMSDSDKKQVEIIYEDEHLAVINKPAEFLSVPGKSVNDSVYTRMKARYPDATGPLIVHRLDMSTSGLMVIAISARANKYLQQQFIQRTVKKRYCALLEQDIPKESGTISLPMRGDFYDRPRQLVCFEHGKPAETFYEVIERHNGKAKLFLYPKTGRTHQLRVHCAHVDGLNSPIVGDDLYGTRANRLHLHAESITFEHPITRETVHFQVDPDF; this is encoded by the coding sequence ATGTTTTTTCCATTTCATGCTGACGTAGCGTCGTTACCCAGACCCGCGCAGTTCACCTTTCCGTTTTGCTATCAACCTCATCCGATGGCAATCGCAGCATCGGAGGCCTTGCAAGATGCACTCAGTCAACCTTTAGAGTGGGAACACGACTTTGGCTTAGTGCAAGAAAGTGAGTCGGCAACCGGAAAAATGTTCGGCGTACTCGTGGTTGAAAACGCGCAAGGCGAGCTAGGGTATTTACGTGCCTATTCAGGCAAAGTCGCTGAGAGTAATCACCTGCCCGGCTTCGTCCCGCCTGTGTTTGATATGCTGGATGAAGATGGCTTCTTTTTGCCTGAGCAAGCAGAGATCAACAAAATCAACCACCAACTCGATGCTGCATTAGCCTCACAAGACTATGTCGTTGCTAAAACACAATGGCAAACCGTGGCCAATGACGCTAAAACGGCGCTGTCGACGCATCGCGAGCAGATGCAAATCAACAAAAAATCGCGTAAAGCACAACGATTAGCCCTTAGTGAACTTCCTGAAGAACAACGCGCAGAAGCGCGGCAACGACTCAATGAAGCAAGTGTGATTGATAAACTGCAGCTACGCGACCTTAAATTGCAGTGGGAAGCGACAGTGAACGACGCGAAAGCGACGCTAGATGGTTTTGAAAACCAGATCGATGCACTCCGTCAAGAACGAAAGCAACGTTCGCACCGCTTACAAAAGCAGCTCTTTGCGCAATACCGCTTTCTCAACGCCGTGGGCGAGTATGAAGATCTTGGCGCAATTTTTGAGAAAACACCCTATGGTGTGCCCCCTGCTGGGGCGGGTGAGTGTTGCGCACCTAAACTGCTGCATTACGCTTATCAGCATGGCTATCAACCGCTTGCTCTCGCAGAGTTTTGGTGGGGACAATCGCCCAAATCTGAAATTCGTCGCCACCAGCATTACTACCCTTCCTGTCAGGGTAAATGCCACCCTATCTTGTCACATATGTTGATCGGGCTTGATGTAGAGCCGAGCCCTCTGCTAATGAGCGACAGCGACAAGAAACAAGTGGAGATCATTTATGAAGATGAACACCTTGCGGTGATCAACAAACCTGCTGAGTTTCTTTCGGTGCCCGGTAAGTCAGTTAACGACTCCGTCTATACCCGCATGAAAGCACGTTATCCCGATGCGACTGGGCCACTGATTGTCCATCGACTGGATATGTCGACATCGGGTTTAATGGTGATTGCCATTAGCGCCCGCGCTAACAAATACCTACAACAGCAGTTTATTCAGCGAACAGTAAAGAAACGTTACTGTGCTCTGTTAGAGCAAGATATTCCCAAGGAAAGTGGCACGATAAGCTTGCCAATGCGCGGCGACTTTTATGATCGCCCTCGCCAGCTCGTCTGTTTTGAACATGGCAAACCGGCTGAGACCTTTTATGAAGTGATCGAGCGCCACAATGGCAAAGCCAAACTTTTTCTTTATCCGAAAACAGGACGCACCCACCAACTCCGCGTGCATTGTGCGCATGTCGATGGCCTGAACAGTCC